In Erigeron canadensis isolate Cc75 chromosome 6, C_canadensis_v1, whole genome shotgun sequence, the following are encoded in one genomic region:
- the LOC122604246 gene encoding ABC transporter G family member 39-like produces the protein MGDDELSQSKKQQEDLLDKILESVDDDHEKFLKRLRERIDRAGIETPKIEVRYENLSVDGDVNVGHRPLPSLFNFTFNSIQDALAGVVAWKKKNINILRSISGILKPSRLTLLLGPPGAGKTTLLLALAGKLDHHNHLKVSGDVTYCGHQFFEFVPQRTCAYISPHDLHAGEMTVRETLDFSARCLGIGSRYRLLTELLKREKEAGIEPDPDINAFMKATAVPGQKTNLITSYILKILGLETCADAMVGDQMIRGISGGEKKRLTTGEMLVGPARVFFMDEISNGLDSSTTYRIMKSLREMVHIMDLTMVISLLQPDPETFKLFDDVILMSEGQIVYQGPCQNVLEFFGSMGFKCPERKGVADFLQEVTSRKDQEQYWLKTEQPYTYIGIPEFSQAFKSFHIGEKLDMDIRTPYDKSKTHPDALVKAKYGISKFELLKACFHKEWLLTKRNSMLYIFKTFQLTFMSLVSMAVFFRTEMHVGNLEDGVKFFGSLFFALLIIMFNGMAELVLTVMRLPVFYKHRDSLVYPAWAFALPIWVLKIPLSFMESGIWVILTYYTIGYSPDASRFWKQFLTFFAIYQMALALFRLIAAVARTDVLANTLGAFTLLLILLLGGFLVAKDDTEPWLSWGFYASPMMYAQNALVINEFLDSRWSAPNRDPRINASTVGEALLKSRSFFTQDYWFYISIGVLIGFSFLFNILFIVALTFLNPLGDTKTAIGDESDVKYSNSELNQSDIEGADMTVKSTTRKIGSIVGDDNPMKRRGMVLPFQPLSLAFNHVSYSIDMPAEMKARGVDGGRLQLLKNVSGAFRPGILTALVGVSGAGKTTLMDVLAGRKTGGYIEGDIFISGYPKNQATFARVSGYCEQNDIHSPNVTVYESLLYSAWLRLSSDVNTRTQKMYVDELMELMELKSIRDAIVGLPGVDGLSIEQRKRLTIAVELVANPSIIFLDEPTSGLDARAAAIVMRTVRNTVDTGRTVVCTIHQPSIDIFESFDELILMKMGGQVIYAGLLGQYSNKLVEYFEAITGVPKIGDGYNPATWVLEVTSSAAENQLNIDYAEIYLNSSLYQENQEVVKELSTPSSGSKDLFFHDEHAQPFLVQCKACFWKQHWSYWRNPQYNVTRFITSIIIAAIFGGIYFNKGEKMGKQQDLLNIFGALYAAVVFLGAINQNAVQPIVAVERTVFYRERAAGMYSSLPYALAQVSIESIYIAIQTIISVFLLYPLIGFEWKTIKVLWFYFYMFTSNIYFTMFGMMAISLTPSPQISAVLVYFFLCLWNLFSGFIIPRPQIPIWSRWCYWATPLSWTMYGLLTSQVGQQDLPFEVPGSLNMTVKWFIKEKFGFQHDFLFVVAIAHIGWILLFFIIFVCGIKYLNFQHR, from the exons GGCTGGAATAGAAACACCAAAAATAGAAGTGAGATACGAGAATTTATCAGTGGATGGAGATGTTAATGTTGGTCATAGACCTCTTCCTTCCCTCTTTAATTTCACTTTTAACTCCATCCAG GACGCGTTGGCTGGAGTTGTTgcttggaaaaagaaaaatatcaaTATACTTCGCTCCATCTCCGGTATTCTCAAACCAtcaag GTTGACTTTGCTTCTAGGTCCACCAGGTGCAGGCAAAACCACATTGTTGCTAGCACTAGCAGGGAAACTTGATCATCACAATCATCTAAAA GTATCTGGAGATGTTACATATTGTGGGCATCAATTCTTTGAGTTTGTTCCTCAAAGAACTTGTGCTTATATAAGTCCACATGATCTTCATGCTGGGGAGATGACAGTTAGAGAGACATTAGATTTTTCTGCAAGGTGTTTAGGTATTGGGTCACGATATCGTCTGCTTACCGAGCTTTTGAAGAGGGAGAAAGAAGCAGGAATCGAACCAGATCCGGATATTAATGCTTTCATGAAGGCCACAGCCGTGCCAGGccaaaaaactaatttaatcaCCAGTTATATCCTCAAG ATACTTGGCTTGGAAACATGTGCTGATGCTATGGTTGGTGATCAAATGATAAGAGGTATCTCTGGTGGAGAAAAGAAACGTCTTACTACCG GGGAGATGTTAGTCGGACCTGCAAGAGTTTTTTTCATGGACGAAATATCAAATGGGTTGGACAGTTCCACTACTTATCGTATCATGAAATCCTTAAGAGAAATGGTACACATAATGGATTTGACCATGGTCATCTCTCTTTTGCAACCTGACCCAGAAACATTTAAACtatttgatgatgtcatattgATGTCAGAAGGTCAGATTGTATATCAAGGTCCTTGTCAAAATGTTCTTGAATTTTTTGGATCGATGGGTTTCAAGTGCCCAGAAAGAAAGGGGGTTGCCGACTTTCTTCAAGAGGTAACTTCAAGGAAAGACCAAGAACAATACTGGCTTAAAACCGAACAACCTTACACATACATCGGAATCCCTGAATTTTCACAggctttcaaatctttccataTTGGAGAGAAACTTGATATGGATATTCGTACGCCTTATGATAAATCCAAAACACACCCAGATGCCTTGGTGAAAGCTAAGTATGGAATATCTAAATTTGAGCTTTTGAAAGCATGCTTTCATaaggaatggttgttaacaAAACGCAACTCTATGCTTTACATATTCAAAACATTCCAGTTAACGTTCATGTCGTTGGTAAGCATGGCAGTCTTTTTTAGGACTGAGATGCATGTGGGAAATTTAGAAGATGGAGTAAAGTTTTTTGGGTCGCTTTTCTTCGCTCTCCTTATCATAATGTTTAATGGGATGGCTGAGCTTGTGCTGACGGTTATGAGACTCCCAGTGTTCTATAAACATCGAGATTCGTTGGTATATCCTGCATGGGCTTTTGCTCTTCCCATTTGGGTACTGAAAATACCCTTATCTTTCATGGAATCAGGAATATGGGTGATTTTGACATATTATACTATAGGATACTCGCCAGATGCCAGCAG ATTCTGGAAGCAGTTTTTGACCTTCTTTGCCATATATCAAATGGCTCTCGCCCTATTTCGGTTGATTGCTGCTGTTGCAAGAACAGACGTTCTTGCAAACACCTTGGGTGCCTTCACATTGTTGTTGATTTTACTCCTTGGAGGATTCTTAGTGGCCAAAG ATGATACGGAGCCATGGTTGTCATGGGGATTTTATGCTTCTCCTATGATGTATGCACAAAATGCCTTGGTTATAAATGAGTTTCTTGATTCAAGATGGAGTGCT CCCAACAGAGACCCACGAATCAATGCATCAACCGTTGGGGAAGCTCTTCTCAAATCAAGAAGTTTCTTCACTCAGGATTACTGGTTCTACATTTCTATTGGAGTACTTATTGGCTTCTCATTTCTcttcaatatattatttattgttgCCTTAACTTTCCTAAATC CATTAGGTGACACTAAAACTGCTATTGGAGATGAAAGTGATGTCAAGTATTCAAACAGTGAACTTAATCAAAGTGACATTGAAG GTGCCGATATGACTGTAAAAAGCACTACAAGGAAAATTGGCTCAATCGTTGGTGATGATAACCCTATGAAAAGAAGAGGAATGGTTTTGCCTTTTCAACCCCTTTCACTTGCTTTCAACCATGTCAGCTACAGCATTGACATGCCTGCT GAAATGAAGGCAAGAGGTGTTGACGGTGGTCGTCTTCAATTGCTTAAGAATGTTAGTGGTGCTTTTAGACCTGGGATACTGACTGCACTTGTAGGCGTGAGTGGTGCTGGAAAGACAACCTTGATGGATGTGTTAGCAGGACGAAAAACTGGTGGTTACATCGAAGGAGACATCTTCATTTCAGGCTACCCTAAGAACCAAGCAACATTTGCGCGTGTCAGTGGTTATTGTGAACAGAATGATATTCATTCACCAAATGTCACTGTTTATGAATCTCTTCTGTATTCTGCATGGCTTCGTCTATCATCAGATGTGAATACAAGGACACAAAAG atgtaTGTAGATGAGTTAATGGAACTGATGGAGCTTAAATCTATAAGAGATGCTATAGTGGGCCTTCCTGGAGTAGATGGCCTCTCAATTGAACAACGAAAAAGGCTGACAATAGCTGTAGAATTGGTAGCAAATCCATCCATCATCTTTTTGGATGAGCCGACATCCGGTCTTGATGCTAGAGCAGCTGCCATTGTCATGCGTACTGTAAGAAACACAGTAGACACAGGAAGAACAGTTGTATGCACAATTCACCAACCAAGCATAGACATatttgaatcttttgatgag ttgattttgatgaagatgGGAGGACAAGTTATCTATGCTGGATTATTAGGTCAATATTCAAACAAGCTAGTGGAGTATTTTGAA GCTATTACAGGAGTACCAAAGATTGGGGATGGTTATAATCCCGCCACATGGGTGTTAGAGGTGACCTCTTCAGCTGCAGAGAATCAACTTAACATTGATTATGCTGAAATATATCTAAATTCCTCTCTTTATCA GGAGAATCAAGAAGTTGTTAAAGAACTTAGTACTCCTTCAAGTGGTTCCAAAGACCTTTTCTTTCATGATGAGCACGCCCAACCATTTCTTGTACAATGTAAAGCTTGTTTTTGGAAACAACATTGGTCTTATTGGAGGAACCCACAATATAATGTCACTCGATTTATCACCTCCATCATCATTGCTGCTATATTTGGTGGCATTTACTTCAACAAGGGTGAAAAGAT GGGAAAACAGCAAGATCTGCTAAATATATTTGGAGCCTTGTATGCTGCTGTTGtctttcttggagcaatcaATCAAAATGCTGTGCAGCCTATTGTTGCTGTTGAAAGAACAGTTTTCTACCGTGAAAGGGCTGCAGGGATGTATTCATCTTTACCATATGCTCTTGCCCAG GTGTCCATAGAATCGATCTATAttgcaattcaaacaattatCTCTGTCTTCCTTTTATACCCACTGATCGGTTTCGAgtggaaaacaataaaagtttTGTGGTTCTACTTTTATATGTTCACAAGTAACATCTACTTTACCATGTTTGGCATGATGGCCATTTCGCTGACACCAAGTCCCCAAATTTCTGCTGTTCTAGTCTACTTCTTTCTTTGCCTTTGGAACTTATTCTCAGGTTTTATCATCCCTAGACCg CAAATACCAATTTGGAGTAGATGGTGTTACTGGGCAACTCCTTTGAGTTGGACGATGTATGGTCTTTTGACAAGCCAAGTTGGTCAGCAAGACCTTCCTTTTGAGGTGCCAGGATCTCTCAATATGACTGTGAAATGGTTCATCAAGGAAAAGTTTGGGTTCCAGCATGACTTTCTTTTCGTGGTGGCCATTGCACATATCGGTTGgattcttctttttttcatcATCTTTGTGTGTGGCATAAAGTACCTTAATTTTCAGCATCGTTAG